The following nucleotide sequence is from Zea mays cultivar B73 chromosome 1, Zm-B73-REFERENCE-NAM-5.0, whole genome shotgun sequence.
TAAGCACATGAACAAAGGTAGATAGATACATCACTACATTATGGGTCATTCATTATATGGTATTTTGTTGCTGTCAAGGGTGGTGACCTTTgtgggttatgcaactatcttaTGTCACTGTAGCCAAAGAATTCTGGGCTGTGCAGAAGGAAGTAGCTGAGCTGATTAAAGGAAGAATTCTTGTTGGTCATGCACTGCACAATGACCTCAAGGTTGGTGGCTTTAACTCCTTTCTGTATACACCCTGTGTGTGTTCTTGTGTAATTTAATTAGTATTTTCCAGGTGCTGCTACTAAGCCACCCAAAGAAGGACATCAGGGATACATCAGAATATGAGGTTTTCAGAAGGTTAGATGGTCTGGGCATCTGCTGTGACATGATTATTCTTGTGATTACCCAAAACTGTATTGACATGTGAATTTCAATTCACTAGGGAGAGAAAGAGGCGATCATTGAAGGATCTTGCTGCTGAAGTCCTTGGTGCTAAAATACAACAGAATGAACACTGCCCCGTACGCTCTACATTATATGCATGATTTGTGTTGTGTTGTTCTTAATACTTTCTGTACTCTTACAGATCGAGGATGCGAGAGCTGCGATGCTCATTTACAACAAGCACAAGAAAGCATGGGAGAAGAACATGAAGGAACAGTTCAGATTCAAAAAGAAGCTCAAGAAGCGAGGCAAGAAGAAAACTACTGAGTCCAATGGGAATGATCCCAATGTCCCCACTGTTCTTCTATGAAGATAAAGAAGTAACAAAGGGAGAACTTGTCCTAGTTTTGGAAACAATATCTGTAATGAAATTTTTGTAGTTCAACATTAATGAAAATTCAGGTTCTGCAATGATTGTCTCAAGTGAAAAAGGTAACAGGTGACAAGACCGGGTTGCTGAGCATTGGGTTCTGCGGACTGGTCTGCTGTCTCGTAGTCGTGGCGATGGTTGGCGTGAGAGCTTGCCGTTTCCTAACTGTGAATTGGTGTTGGTGCAGGGGCAGGGAGTTGGTGTCCAGCATGTGCAGGATGAGCACCATGAGCACGGAGCAGGCGAACATGGGTATGGGCCCGAAGACCCACATGAGCAGCGTGGTGGCCAGGTAGAGCGCCCGGAGGCCCATGGACCAGAAGTTGCCGCCCCGGATGACGGCGTGCTGCACGTAGGTCGCCGGCACGTCGGAGTcgagggtggtgacgaggaagctGGCCTGCACGTAGTACCTGGCGGAGTGGATGAAGCAGGTGAAGGAGGCGAGGAAGCAGACGAGGAGGGAGATGTACTTGACGGTGGCCGTGGACTGGCTGCGGTCGCCGTAGACGAGCTCCGTCATGAACATCTTGGTGGTGCTGCTGACCCAGGCGCCGATGAGGGAGCCCAGCGCGATGGACAGCGACGCCAGGTTGGTGGACGCCGAGATGTTGCTGGAGATGACGCTCAGCGCCAGCCCCGTCTCGTCGGGGGTCGCCTGCACCATGCGCCGCACCCAGGCGAGCTTGTTGTGGTTCTCGTAGCCGATCACGGTCGTGGCGGGATGCCGGAGAATGCGGTAGAGGAGTAGGAGGTGGTAGCTCAGCATCACCACCAGCCCGCATGGCACCAGCACCAGGTCCAGGGACCCCTTCTCCAGCTGCATCGTCTCGTCTCGTCTCTCTTCAGGCTTTCTGCTCCCTAGCTACTAGGCTTCATTTGCTATTGCTTTAGCATTTCGATGCTATTTCTTGGTTGGAGTTGGAGTTGATCTGTGCAGACTGAACTGCCCTCATGGCTTGTGGCTTGCGCTTTCATTTGGATTGCTAGTTACAGTGGGGCCAGCTAGCAATGATCATGATCTTGCTTATGAGTCTTGCTCAGGAGTTGTACGCGTAGCCGTGCGGTACCGATCGATGGTGTGGCTAGCTTGTGTCTTGGGGGCAAAGACTGCGAGCACGCACGGCAAGCAAAACTTGTGAGCTTGCTTCCAAGAAAGGCCTGGAGATCTTAAAAACCAATAAGATTTCATTTTTTGTCTTGAAGGCTCCTGTATATAATACCAAAGCGTGGATCTGTTTCATACGTTGCGGCCGCAATCTGCAGTTCTGAGTGGCCACCGTTCTAATGACATTACAATACAACAACGTGAAAAATAAACGATGTTGTCTCCTAGTGTTTCCGGGTTCAGCAGGCCACCAACCCGGCAACCCGTTACGTCGCCCCTGTGCTGTGTGTCAGTGTGTGTACCACCATGTGTTTGCTTGCACTCAACAGGCTTCAACCTATCTTACTAGTACACTGTACATCATATAATTGACTCCACCAGAATTACTCGAATTTATTATCTTTCTGACTACAGTTCCACTGTTTACTTGCCCGTGTACCTGCTAATTACAATTATTTTCATGATTTCATAAAAGTTGAAGACACGGATCGGGTGATTAAAAAAACGCGAATCCAGAATATAACGAAGAATTCATCCTCGCTGGTTCAGAACCCTCAATCGACATTTTTTAATTTATACTAGGTGAGGGCGCCTAGAgagagtgaataggtgatccgaCAAAATTAACACTaaaaacacaaacttggtctaaaaatGAAGTTAGTGCaaactaaaaccaagtttgaGTAAAGAGAAGATGAAAACAagtactcttcacttgattgctctttcaagatatAGAATAGATTAAGAGCAatattacaagtgaatttgagaGACTTAGGAAGAGGGAgaaaaatcacaagcaaataagcacacaagacacaatgTTTTTCACATGGTTCAGTCAGGCCTAAAATGAtttcctactccacgttgtggtgtcccaatagaCAAGTGTTGCACTCAAccactctcaagtgatccaaagatcgaaCTTGAGTGCCATAGTTGAAAGTTCCCTTTATCCGAGAACAGGACCTGGATGTCAcataaaggggggtgaataggagagTAAAAAATATTACTTTAAAAAACTGGaagttcttactctactcgaagacttgatcgtagtggaatgaaagacccttcgaacAGATCGCAgcagaattgaagttcctgtctcaaaataccctgcacttcataGACAACTTATGCCACAAATAAGTATTGATTGCAAGTATAAAAGTAATAAAGACAGAGAGACATCACACAACACAAAGCAAAACACACATACACATGATTTAtctcgaggttcggccaagcctgaaatactTGCCTAATCCtcattggagttagccacaccttggcttggagtccatttcaactccttcctccgtttactTAGATCTGTCCACTATGTTGATGATGGATACAACGACGCTGAGGCTGCTTACAGTATTCTTGATAGCACTTTGGCAGAGTAACGACGTTTAAGATCTTGCTCTTGCTCTCaacagcacttcccctctctctagaGGCTTATAAAtgtgcctctacacaaactagagagatacacaagtgAGAGAGAAAGAATATGATCACTTGATGTGTGAACTTGTTTGCTGCACTTCTCTACTCCAAATgggcgcctagggtcccttttatagccccaaatgagCCCCTAGTTGTTGCCCCTTTCCTTATGAAGAAGATCTCAATCATGGGAAAAACTGCCACTTCTGCGGGGGCACCAAACTGTGAGCAGTCTCCGATGCTTTCCTTAAACGACTGCACCAACCATTGAGCTGGTAgaagccttcgatcgcatggcacACTGGACAAGGCACGAGGGACCTAAGTCACGACTCGCCAGAGGCCAACCTCGAGTGGGagatgcagtcacgactcgcccgaggcaaaCCCCGAGCGGGACATCGAGTCACAGctcacccgaggccaacctcgagcGGGAGACGCGGTCACGGCTCGCCCGAGAACTCCCACAATCATGAGTCGCCCGAGACCATCCTCGGGCGGCAGATACAGTCACAGCTCGCCCAAGACCTCCCACAgtcatgactcgcccgaggccaacactGAGCAGGAGACATGGTATTGGCTCGCCTAAGACCAACCTCGGGCAGTAGACACAATTCCAACTCACCCAAGACCAACCTCGAGCGGGAGACACAATTCCGACTCACCTAAGGCCAACCGCCCGACGAagtcacgactcgcctgaggcccatcactcgacgcagtcacgactcgctcgaGCGCAGTCCTAATTCACCTGAGCACAATCATGATTCGCCCGAGCTCATCTCTAACTCGCCCAAAGGCGTCTCGggtgactgtccggtgaggccctgtcgggtaccgtaattgggGGTAcacccaatgctccttaatccggctgAAAAACatattcagaacaaaccatacacgacTGATGAAGCGTGGTTCAAGTCagagcctcgtctaccaagggacgcgacctcatccgagcccagcctcgggcgggaacagtagtcccacacggattcacgcctcgcccgagggtcccctcagtcagcagacgcaccctcggctcgcccgaggcccagctcgggcagactttgtcgtgcagcgaccttggccaaatcgccttaccagccgatcgtatcgcatgcgcatttaatgcggggatcgcctgacaccttatcctgacacgcatgcctcagtcggcaaggtcgaagtgaccgcagtcacttcgcccatttactgaccgatctgatgGGAAAACAGCGCTGTTTGCCCCGCTCCGGCAACTGTGCcagccaccagggtaaaactgagtcacgatctcccacgagttcggcctcgggcgcaacagggagctccgcctcgctcgacctcaggcctcggcctcagcctcggcctcgggagaaggtctccgcctcgcccgacctcagcctcggcctcaagagaagtctccgcctcgcccgacctaggcctcggaccgactacgctacaggggatacatcattaccctactcctagctagctgcctcaggctacaaaggaacaagaccgatgtcccatctaaggttactccggtaacaggtaatgatggttccccgcgtgcgcccatgacgtcggattgctctcaaccccctacggaagcaaggaaacgtcagcaggatccatgccacccgacagctgtgcttctatagggctcaaggcacttctccgacggccacgttagctcgtgtacagggctcaaggcacttctccgacggccacgttagctcgtgtacagggctcaaggcacttccccgccagccacgttagcacatagctacaccccattgtacaactgggcatctccttgtatctataaaaggggatgtccagggccttccaaagGCAcgtgaagggggggggggggggaggaaaAAAGGTTCACGTTGAGACGTTCGCGTGGACACACGTTGGCATAGAGGAAGGCAGGGCAGACGAGACAGGCAGAGACGGACGCACACaggaactctctctctctctcgctctcgccctcgctcttttgcaacgcttgtaacccctactacgagcaccccggtgcgagataacataagccacatttcccccttgtgttccatcttgcatcaacccatctgggaagggacacgcaacaacaaatttactggtcggttgacggtccccgcgggtccgaaacgccgacagttggcgcgccaggtaggggctcgctgcgtgttaacgaacactttcccatttgagttccagatgggtagcctccagcaacctcttcagccggggacggtgctccgcttcgggagtctcgagttcatgtcccttgacgacaactacgacatgatactcctccccCCCAGCGCGACAACAACAACGGTCatcggctcgcccggcggcggcgaactcgacgacgacttcccaccgtggcagaagaggaccacccgggtttgccccgccaccctccttgccggaggaggaggagatggggcaaccgtggccatgcaggaggcggcacctcgttggctgtcgggccagagcgagtcgacgacgctggcacccctgcgggggccatgtcgggtgttgtcctcgcacctgagacaacgacgggtgtcgcttccccgcaacgcgccaaccCCGAGCGAACTGATGACGCtagcaccctcgcaaaggacttgctgggcgctagcctcgtacctgagataacgttgcattccgtccccgacgcgacttcaccaccgtccatcgaccaaaaggtaccgtccgttttccaccctgtcccttttagattcagcttcgatccaccaagcgaccctgcttcggtgagcgctttcgcaagggcataccctGACCTTCTAGGGcatcatatgtggtcatcttgggatcgactgacggccgtctcaacctccagacccgcgggttccgaggaagacgacgactccaacttcggttgggatttctccagactccgtgatcctagtgccatgcgagacttcatgtccgcatgtgactactgcctctctggctgctctgacgatgaccacagcctcggcgacgagggttgcgacccaagtc
It contains:
- the LOC100278096 gene encoding uncharacterized protein LOC100278096; translation: MQLEKGSLDLVLVPCGLVVMLSYHLLLLYRILRHPATTVIGYENHNKLAWVRRMVQATPDETGLALSVISSNISASTNLASLSIALGSLIGAWVSSTTKMFMTELVYGDRSQSTATVKYISLLVCFLASFTCFIHSARYYVQASFLVTTLDSDVPATYVQHAVIRGGNFWSMGLRALYLATTLLMWVFGPIPMFACSVLMVLILHMLDTNSLPLHQHQFTVRKRQALTPTIATTTRQQTSPQNPMLSNPVLSPVTFFT